The Neurospora crassa OR74A linkage group IV, whole genome shotgun sequence genome has a segment encoding these proteins:
- a CDS encoding mitochondrial division protein 1, with product MANSDQNRDVFPDDVSIDDDTSVISTRGLEAFGRKVTTTASHLIGPITDPTSHPHYQTAMTEIHKQLQKPTLQRGVFAIARTTPTDLVRSKLSSKEIQSRALAYVPDELLRNIPASSNSYSLFQGFQASFPDFTDDGKKHKRRVSRGRKMLDESPVQPGSPHAVQRLKKDKASMMHQLEMLGVRKNMASSEIREIDNKIANLHGMRKIILDRLANLEKEEAVLEHDIMDVESRLDEAQELADEAESLAMATPNKSEEDLSRTEEGFMSQSIYEKLPAANTPPGKKKPRNHRKKTLPILHEHFEPGTMIRSMRAHQDNITALDFDAPFGLMVSAAMDDSVRVWDLNAGRCIGTLEGHTASVRTLQIEDNFLATGSMDATIKLWDLSKAHYDPQGSQEVDEEDEDLAFVNPNDHAVDPPAGSMADCPLFTLEAHLDEITALHFRGDVLVSGSADKTLRQWDLTKGRCVQTLDVMWAAAQATAMGSSDGPWRQTSRSADGSADFVGALQVFESALACGTADGMVRLWDLRSGQVHRSLVGHTGPVTCLQFDDVHLVTGSLDRSIRIWDLRTGSIFDAYAYDHPITSMMFDTRRIVCAAGEDVVKVYDKVEGRHWDCGAGITEAEKAKSPAIVERVRIRDGYMVEGRQDGVVGVWTC from the exons ATGGCCAACTCCGATCAGAACCGTGATGTGTTCCCGGACGATGTGTCGATTGATGACGATACCTCCGTAATCTCT ACTCGGGGTCTCGAGGCCTTCGGTCGCAAAGTGACGACAACAGCAAGTCACTTGATCGGCCCCATCACCGACCCGACCTCTCATCCTCACTACCAGACCGCCATGACCGAGATACACAAGCAGCTCCAGAAGCCCACGCTTCAACGGGGCGTCTTCGCTATAGCGCGTACGACGCCCACCGATTTAGTGCGCTCCAAGCTGTCGTCAAAGGAAATTCAATCTCGAGCACTGGCCTACGTGCCCGATGAGCTTCTCAGAAACATCCCTGCCAGCTCCAACTCATACTCGTTATTCCAGGGCTTTCAGGCCAGTTTTCCCGACTTTACCGATGATGGAAAGAAGCACAAGCGACGGGTGTCTCGGGGGAGGAAGATGCTCGATGAGAGCCCTGTGCAACCAGGAAGCCCGCACGCGGTACAGAGGTTAAAAAAAGATAAGGCGTCAATGATGCACCAACTTGAAATGCTTGGTGTTCGGAAAAATATGGCTAGCAGCGAGATCCGTGAGATTGATAACAAAATCGCCAATCTGCACGGCATGCGCAAGATCATCCTCGACAGGCTCGCTAATCTTgaaaaagaggaggcagTATTAGAGCATGACA TCATGGATGTTGAGAGCAGGCTAGACGAAGCTCAAGAACTTGCTGATGAGGCGGAAtcgttggcgatggcgacACCGAACAAGTCTGAGGAGGATCTATCAAGAACTGAAGAAGGATTCATGTCGCAATCCATCTACGAGAAATTACCAGCAGCCAACACTCCTCCTGGAAAAAAGAAGCCTCGCAACCATCGCAAGAAGACACTCCCGATTCTCCACGAACATTTCGAGCCAGGCACGATGATTCGCTCGATGCGCGCGCACCAGGATAACATCACGGCTCTCGACTTCGATGCTCCCTTTGGTCTCATGGTTTCGGCTGCAATGGATGACTCGGTTCGTGTGTGGGACTTGAACGCCGGGCGCTGCATCGGTACTCTTGAAGGTCACACGGCATCTGTACGCACTCTTCAAATTGAAGATAACTTCTTGGCTACTGGCTCTATGGATGCGACAATCAAGCTGTGGGACCTGAGCAAGGCCCACTACGACCCTCAGGGTAGCcaggaggttgatgaggaggacgaggacctTGCGTTTGTCAACCCGAACGATCACGCAGTCGATCCGCCTGCCGGAAGCATGGCTGATTGCCCTCTTTTCACTCTCGAGGCCCATCTCGACGAGATTACGGCCTTGCATTTCAGGGGAGATGTGCTCGTTTCTGGCTCCGCCGATAAGACGCTTCGTCAGTGGGATCTTACAAAGGGTCGTTGCGTGCAGACATTGGACGTGATGTGGGCCGCCGCCCAAGCCACCGCAATGGGCAGCAGTGACGGTCCCTGGAGACAGACCAGCCGCTCTGCCGACGGATCCGCAGACTTCGTTGGTGCCCTGCAGGTCTTCGAGTCTGCTCTGGCTTGCGGTACTGCTGACGGTATGGTTAGACTCTGGGATCTTAGAAGTGGACAGGTGCACCGTAGCCTGGTTGGACATACCGGCCCGGTTACTTGCCTCCAGTTTGATGATGTTCATCTCGTCACTGGCAGCTTGGACAGAAGCATTCGT ATTTGGGATCTTCGCACTGGATCAATCTTCGACGCTTACGCATATGATCACCCTATCACCAGCATGATGTTTGACACCCGCCGGATTGTTTGTGCTGCTGGTGAGGATGTGGTTAAGGTGTACGATAAGGTTGAGGGACGGCATTGGGACTGTGGCGCCGGCATCACTGAGGCTGAGAAGGCCAAGTCCCCTGCAATCGTCGAACGCGTGCGCATCAGGGACGGCTACATGGTCGAAGGCCGTCAAGACGGTGTCGTCGGCGTCTGGACATGCTAA
- a CDS encoding chorismate mutase, protein MDAIIELSDVDKALDLSRIRYQLIRLEDTIIFHLIERVQFPLNKNIYIPGAVPLPDTDLSLMDWYLWQQERLQSLMRRYESPDEYPFFPDAVQKPILESIDYPQILHPNNVNVNDQIKEFYTQKFLPSVCPDFGREDRGVNKENYGSSATCDIACLQAISRRIHFGKFVAESKFQSETEKFTKYIQAGDREAIGEAITNQAVEKKVLERLKLKAETYGTDPSIGASEAESQRKINVEAVVAMYEEFVIPLTKVVEVEYLMQRLEPAPAQ, encoded by the exons ATGGACGCTATCATCGAACTGTCTGACGTCGACAAGGCGCTTGATCTTTCGCGCATTCGCTACCAGCTAAT CCGTCTAGAGGACACCATCATATTCCATTTGATCGAGCGTGTTCAATTCCCCCTCAATAAGAACATTTACATCCCTGGCGCCGTCCCGCTCCCCGACACCGACCTCAGCTTGATGGACTGGTACTTGTGGCAGCAGGAGCGTCTCCAGTCCCTCATGCGTCGCTACGAGTCACCCGACGAATACCCTTTCTTCCCCGACGCCGTGCAGAAGCCCATCCTCGAGTCGATCGACTACCCCCAGATCCTCCACCCCAACAACGTCAATGTGAACGATCAGATCAAAGAGTTCTATACGCAAAAGTTCCTTCCCAGCGTGTGCCCCGACTTTGGCCGTGAGGATCGTGGTGTCAACAAGGAGAACTACGGTTCCTCTGCTACCTGCGATATCGCCTGCCTGCAGGCCATCTCCCGGCGCATTCACTTTGGCAAATTTGTCGCCGAATCCAAGTTCCAGTCTGAGACGGAAAAGTTCACAAAGTACATCCAGGCCGGTGATCGCGAAGCCATTGGAGAGGCTATCACCAACCAGGCTGTTGAGAAGAAGGTGCTGGAGAGATTGAAGCTTAAGGCGGAAACCTACGGTACCGACCCGTCAATAGGCGCCTCCGAGGCGGAGAGCCAGCGCAAGATTAACGTCGAGGCCGTCGTCGCTATGTACGAGGAGTTCGTGATTCCTCTTaccaaggtggtggaggttgaGTATCTCATGCAGAGACTGGAGCCGGCGCCCGCCCAATAG